Proteins encoded in a region of the Methanofollis tationis genome:
- a CDS encoding OB-fold nucleic acid binding domain-containing protein translates to MQFHYALVDDLISRDEFERRVQERIDGSGGLLDEDAAALLVVGDCGRQHLQVRDLGPGPTLLSFFGRVLSVGEPTTFARQDGEEGRRASLLLGDATGRVEVVLWDDQAEAVAEIEVGEVLEVIGRRSQRGGPSLSALALRKSRVSIECPMETERRCADPVGTGDLTVRILAIDEPKGFTRRDGSEGMRTSALVGDATGTARLVCWEPALLQGYCAGASVRIGGARTTSRGRGVEFSLDEKGTVAPADEAVEVRFAAAAGVKAGDTVSLRGRIVDPGRPRGFTTRDGGRSWVRNLDMADDSGTIRLVLWGEHALAALAADEEITVYHALAKEGRSGAIEVSVGAGSHLVLPQPDCSDISFEGTIVPSALGPTIDNGTEAFILARDLLPGSEVRLEGRRSGTQITPYTIETVEISREFLEWRLEALLQRLEHAENSF, encoded by the coding sequence GTGCAGTTTCACTATGCCCTCGTCGACGATCTCATCAGCCGCGATGAGTTCGAGCGGCGCGTCCAGGAACGGATAGACGGATCCGGGGGGCTGCTCGACGAAGATGCCGCCGCCCTCCTGGTCGTCGGCGACTGCGGGAGGCAGCACCTCCAGGTCAGGGATCTCGGGCCCGGCCCGACACTGCTCTCGTTTTTCGGCAGGGTGCTCTCAGTCGGCGAACCGACCACCTTTGCTCGACAGGACGGCGAGGAGGGGCGGCGGGCCTCCCTTCTCCTCGGCGATGCCACCGGAAGGGTCGAAGTCGTGCTCTGGGACGATCAGGCCGAAGCCGTGGCCGAGATCGAGGTCGGCGAGGTGCTCGAAGTGATCGGGAGGCGCTCGCAGCGTGGAGGCCCGAGCCTCTCGGCCCTTGCCCTGCGCAAATCCAGGGTGAGCATCGAGTGCCCGATGGAGACGGAGCGGCGATGCGCCGATCCGGTTGGCACCGGCGATCTGACAGTACGGATCCTTGCCATCGATGAGCCGAAGGGCTTCACCCGCAGGGACGGGAGCGAAGGAATGCGGACCTCCGCCCTTGTCGGCGACGCCACCGGGACAGCGCGGCTCGTCTGCTGGGAGCCCGCACTGCTCCAGGGATATTGTGCAGGGGCAAGCGTGCGGATCGGCGGCGCCCGCACCACCTCGCGCGGCAGGGGCGTCGAGTTCTCCCTGGACGAGAAGGGGACGGTGGCGCCGGCGGATGAGGCGGTGGAGGTCAGGTTCGCCGCAGCCGCCGGGGTGAAGGCTGGAGATACCGTATCGCTCAGAGGCAGAATCGTCGATCCCGGACGGCCACGGGGTTTTACGACACGGGACGGCGGGCGGTCATGGGTCAGAAACCTCGACATGGCCGACGATTCAGGGACAATCAGACTTGTGCTGTGGGGGGAGCACGCCCTCGCCGCGCTTGCGGCAGACGAAGAGATCACCGTGTACCATGCCCTGGCAAAGGAGGGGCGTTCGGGGGCGATCGAGGTTTCGGTCGGGGCGGGAAGCCATCTTGTCCTCCCACAGCCTGACTGCAGCGACATATCCTTCGAAGGGACAATTGTCCCCTCCGCCCTCGGTCCGACGATCGACAACGGCACCGAGGCTTTTATCCTCGCCCGCGATCTCCTCCCGGGATCCGAAGTGCGGTTAGAAGGGAGGCGTTCAGGCACGCAGATCACTCCCTACACCATTGAAACCGTTGAGATCAGCAGGGAGTTCCTTGAGTGGAGGCTGGAGGCGCTCCTCCAGCGCCTTGAACACGCTGAAAACAGTTTCTAA
- the fen gene encoding flap endonuclease-1, whose protein sequence is MGVALREILGEYREEVELEELRGTVAVDAFNALYQFLTIIRQPDGTPLMDGEGRVTSHLSGIFFRNLNFLEKGIRPAYIFDGAPPDLKTETVARRRGVREAAGERWKEAVERGDIEEAYKQARTSARIDDAMIASSKRLLDLMGIPWMVAPSEGEAQAAFMARQGDVGAAASQDYDALLFGAPRLLRNLTVSGKRKVRGRSVTVRPERIDLAAVLAGLGLSLEELVEVGILIGTDFNTGIRGVGAKTALKIVRGGKFQETIRERAPDFDPEPVRAFFLNPPVTGDYCLDWREPDRDGVVAMLCGEYAFSEARVDAGLQKIGMKTGQKTLGDWF, encoded by the coding sequence ATGGGTGTCGCACTCAGGGAGATCCTCGGCGAATACCGGGAGGAGGTGGAGCTTGAAGAGCTGCGCGGCACCGTTGCGGTGGACGCCTTCAACGCCCTGTACCAGTTCCTCACGATCATCAGGCAGCCTGACGGCACGCCGCTGATGGACGGCGAGGGCCGGGTCACCTCGCACCTCTCAGGGATCTTTTTCCGGAACCTGAACTTTCTCGAAAAGGGGATCCGTCCGGCGTATATCTTCGACGGCGCCCCACCGGACTTAAAGACAGAGACGGTCGCCAGGCGCCGGGGGGTGAGAGAGGCCGCCGGGGAGCGGTGGAAGGAGGCGGTCGAACGGGGCGATATCGAGGAGGCGTATAAACAGGCGCGCACCTCGGCCCGGATTGACGATGCGATGATCGCATCGTCGAAGCGCCTGCTCGACCTGATGGGGATCCCCTGGATGGTGGCGCCGAGCGAGGGGGAGGCGCAGGCGGCGTTCATGGCACGGCAGGGCGATGTCGGTGCCGCTGCCTCGCAGGACTACGACGCCCTGCTCTTTGGAGCGCCCCGCCTGCTCAGAAACCTCACAGTCTCGGGGAAGCGGAAGGTGCGGGGGCGCTCGGTGACGGTGCGGCCCGAGCGGATCGACCTTGCCGCGGTACTCGCCGGGCTCGGGCTCTCCCTGGAGGAACTTGTCGAGGTCGGCATCCTGATCGGGACCGACTTCAACACCGGGATCAGGGGAGTCGGGGCGAAGACGGCCCTGAAGATCGTCAGGGGCGGGAAGTTCCAGGAGACGATTCGAGAGAGGGCGCCCGATTTCGACCCTGAGCCGGTGCGAGCGTTTTTCTTAAACCCGCCAGTGACCGGGGACTACTGCCTTGACTGGCGGGAGCCGGACAGGGACGGGGTCGTCGCCATGCTCTGTGGTGAGTACGCTTTCTCCGAAGCGCGGGTGGACGCCGGCCTCCAGAAGATCGGAATGAAAACCGGGCAGAAGACGCTTGGAGACTGGTTCTGA
- a CDS encoding CDP-alcohol phosphatidyltransferase family protein: MTLDRFRPYVGGLLDPAIRLSVRLRITPNVYSVGALVAAFAAGVAFYEGQIGLAVLFVAINAVFDAIDGALARELKVASLRGDFIDHVSDRYADIVMITGIFAGGAASWEIGVFALTGVLMSSYMGTQAQALGVGRYYGGVLGRADRLVLILLAGLLDLIVAAPIFGLPYLGWILVFFGVFGHYTALQRIAYIWRRI, translated from the coding sequence GTGACCCTCGACCGCTTCCGCCCGTATGTGGGCGGTCTGCTTGACCCGGCGATCCGCCTCTCGGTCAGGCTCAGGATTACCCCGAACGTCTACTCGGTCGGGGCGCTGGTCGCCGCTTTCGCCGCCGGGGTCGCCTTCTACGAGGGGCAGATCGGGCTTGCTGTGCTGTTCGTGGCGATAAACGCCGTGTTTGACGCTATCGACGGCGCTCTGGCGCGGGAACTGAAAGTCGCAAGCCTCCGCGGCGATTTCATCGACCATGTCTCTGACCGCTATGCCGATATCGTCATGATCACCGGGATCTTTGCGGGCGGCGCCGCTTCCTGGGAGATCGGGGTCTTCGCCCTTACCGGGGTGCTGATGTCCTCCTATATGGGGACGCAGGCACAGGCCCTCGGTGTCGGTCGCTACTACGGAGGCGTGCTCGGCAGGGCCGACCGTCTGGTTCTCATCCTGCTGGCCGGCCTCCTCGACCTGATCGTGGCGGCGCCGATCTTCGGCCTCCCGTACCTCGGCTGGATCCTCGTTTTCTTCGGGGTGTTCGGCCACTATACCGCCCTCCAGAGGATCGCGTATATCTGGCGGCGGATCTGA
- the radA gene encoding DNA repair and recombination protein RadA has translation MPSGSLDLEDLPGVGPTTAEKLREAGYATVESIATASPADLAEAAEIGESSAKKIIKAAREIADIGGFKTGIAVLEDRKEVKKLHTLVPEFDALLGGGIETKSITEVYGEFGSGKSQISHQMAVNCQIPEEFGGLNGSCIYIDTENTFRPERIEQMVEGLDIPGYEAPPFTEFLERIHVAKGYTSDHQMLLLESARDLATEMKESEHPVRLIIVDSLTAHFRAEYAGRGTLSVRQQKLNRHMYDLAKIAEEFNAVALVTNQVQSNPGVFFGDPTKPIGGNIVGHAAKFRLYLRKSKGGRRIAKLVDSPNLPDGEAAFVVEMSGLKP, from the coding sequence ATGCCATCAGGTTCACTAGATCTCGAAGATCTCCCAGGCGTTGGGCCGACCACTGCCGAAAAACTCAGGGAAGCCGGATATGCCACCGTCGAGAGCATCGCCACGGCCTCTCCAGCCGATCTTGCCGAAGCAGCCGAGATCGGAGAATCAAGTGCCAAGAAGATCATCAAGGCGGCACGGGAGATCGCCGACATTGGCGGGTTCAAAACGGGCATTGCCGTTCTTGAGGACAGAAAAGAAGTAAAAAAACTCCATACTCTCGTTCCAGAGTTCGACGCACTTCTGGGAGGCGGCATAGAGACGAAATCCATCACTGAGGTCTACGGCGAGTTCGGTTCGGGTAAAAGCCAGATCTCGCACCAGATGGCGGTCAACTGCCAGATCCCCGAAGAATTCGGCGGTCTCAACGGGTCGTGTATCTATATTGACACCGAAAACACCTTCCGCCCCGAACGTATCGAACAGATGGTGGAAGGGCTCGACATCCCCGGCTACGAGGCCCCGCCGTTCACCGAATTCCTGGAAAGGATCCATGTGGCGAAAGGCTACACCTCAGACCACCAGATGCTCCTCCTCGAAAGCGCCCGTGACCTTGCAACAGAAATGAAGGAGAGCGAACACCCGGTCAGACTGATCATCGTCGACTCGCTCACCGCCCACTTCAGGGCCGAATATGCGGGTCGGGGCACGCTCTCGGTGCGCCAGCAAAAGTTGAACCGGCACATGTACGACCTGGCAAAGATCGCAGAAGAGTTCAATGCCGTGGCCCTCGTCACAAACCAGGTCCAGTCAAACCCCGGCGTCTTCTTCGGCGACCCGACAAAGCCTATCGGCGGCAATATCGTCGGGCATGCGGCGAAGTTCAGGCTGTACCTCCGCAAGAGCAAGGGCGGACGCCGGATCGCAAAACTCGTCGACAGTCCGAACCTGCCCGACGGCGAGGCAGCGTTCGTGGTTGAGATGAGCGGGCTCAAGCCCTGA
- a CDS encoding CBS domain-containing protein — translation MDLSLIQKEILITLITLYHRHSRAIKGEEIADVLKRNPGTVRNQMQSLKALELVDGVPGPKGGYNPSEKAYRELHVADYDQGSHVTISRNDEEVEGANVSEIDFTTLCHPDICHALIRIIGSVKIFEIGDEVTIGPTPVNKLLLRGEVFGKDEVKSSLLISISEMISLPKKSIRHYMSAPLISLLPGTTLKEATHLFARSRIHGAPVMDGERLLGIVTLTDLAKAYAKGFPSTTPVSEAMTSDVIEADAETHLYEVIRRFKEREIGRLIVVDDGKPVGIITQSDIIGVFPAL, via the coding sequence ATGGATTTGTCCCTCATCCAGAAAGAGATACTCATCACTCTCATCACCCTCTATCACCGGCACTCCCGCGCGATCAAGGGTGAGGAGATCGCGGATGTGCTCAAACGCAATCCGGGGACGGTCCGGAATCAGATGCAGTCGCTTAAGGCCCTCGAACTCGTCGACGGTGTTCCCGGTCCGAAAGGCGGTTACAACCCCTCGGAGAAGGCTTACCGGGAATTGCATGTCGCCGATTACGATCAGGGCTCTCATGTGACGATCTCCCGGAATGATGAGGAGGTTGAAGGGGCAAATGTTTCAGAGATCGATTTCACCACGCTCTGCCATCCCGATATCTGCCATGCCCTGATCAGGATCATCGGGAGCGTGAAGATCTTTGAGATCGGGGATGAGGTCACCATCGGACCCACGCCGGTGAACAAACTTCTCCTCAGGGGCGAAGTATTCGGCAAGGACGAGGTGAAGAGTTCTCTTCTCATCTCGATCAGCGAGATGATCTCGCTCCCCAAGAAATCGATCAGGCATTATATGAGCGCCCCTCTCATCTCCCTCCTGCCGGGTACCACCCTCAAGGAGGCAACCCACCTCTTTGCCAGAAGCCGTATCCATGGAGCACCCGTCATGGACGGGGAGAGGCTCCTTGGCATCGTCACCCTCACGGATCTTGCGAAAGCCTATGCAAAAGGGTTTCCGTCCACCACCCCGGTCAGCGAGGCGATGACCTCGGATGTAATCGAAGCAGACGCCGAAACTCATCTCTACGAGGTTATCCGGCGTTTTAAGGAGAGGGAGATCGGACGGCTGATCGTTGTCGATGACGGCAAACCTGTCGGAATCATTACGCAGTCCGACATCATTGGTGTCTTCCCCGCGCTATAA
- a CDS encoding adenylate kinase family protein: MMTVVTGTPGTGKSTVAEELERRGWTVVRAAETVGPFVLGDDPDRDTRVVDEEAWVRSFAPVDGIVEGHLAHLLPSDRAVVLRCRPDVLEVRLQARGYARAKVRENADAEALDVILVETLEVHPQETVLEIDTTDISPAETADLVEGFIRGTVPPSSGSFDWSAYLMEGL; this comes from the coding sequence ATGATGACGGTGGTGACCGGGACGCCGGGGACGGGAAAGAGCACGGTGGCTGAGGAACTCGAGCGCCGGGGCTGGACGGTAGTGCGTGCGGCCGAAACAGTCGGCCCCTTCGTCCTGGGTGACGATCCTGATAGGGACACCCGTGTCGTCGACGAGGAGGCGTGGGTGCGCTCCTTTGCACCGGTGGACGGCATCGTCGAGGGTCACCTCGCCCATCTCCTCCCTTCGGACCGCGCCGTGGTGCTGCGCTGCAGGCCTGACGTCCTGGAAGTTCGCCTGCAGGCGCGGGGGTATGCCCGGGCGAAGGTCCGGGAGAATGCCGATGCCGAGGCCCTCGACGTCATCCTTGTCGAGACGCTGGAGGTCCACCCGCAGGAGACGGTGCTGGAGATCGATACGACCGATATCTCTCCTGCAGAGACTGCGGACCTGGTCGAGGGCTTTATCAGGGGGACGGTCCCGCCGTCCTCGGGTTCTTTCGACTGGTCGGCATACCTGATGGAGGGGCTGTGA
- the hisC gene encoding histidinol-phosphate transaminase, whose translation MKRFVRQAYTGEGGYVFAKSPEEIARLSGLSRVARLASNENPFPPLSSVVEAGLCALREGNRYPEARPAALIDALRRHHGDYSFIIGNGMDGVIETVVRTVVDPGDRVVVSTPTFSFYGLAAEAQGGVVVTAPREADFSVDTGSFVDSCRGAKIAFLCSPNNPTGNALPVEAVREILDGIDCLLFLDNAYVEFSGIDYRPLMDEYDTLIEGRTMSKAYSLAGLRFGYAFVPDALLPYLNRAATPFSVNTVALAAAGAALAEGGHIDRTVAHVRLWRERFFAGIDRSVAPSDANFVLIDVAPMTGDEATARLAEKGVIVRSCRSFSGLADHYIRVSIGSDQENEIFLEEINRL comes from the coding sequence ATGAAGCGCTTCGTTAGGCAGGCCTATACCGGTGAGGGCGGCTATGTCTTTGCAAAGAGCCCGGAAGAGATCGCCCGGTTGAGCGGTCTCTCCCGCGTTGCCCGCCTTGCAAGCAACGAGAACCCCTTCCCACCCCTGTCGTCGGTTGTCGAGGCCGGTCTTTGTGCTCTCCGGGAGGGAAACCGCTACCCGGAGGCGCGGCCGGCCGCCCTGATCGATGCCCTGCGGCGGCACCATGGGGACTACTCCTTCATCATCGGGAACGGGATGGACGGGGTGATTGAGACTGTCGTCAGGACGGTCGTCGATCCGGGAGACCGCGTCGTCGTCTCCACGCCGACGTTTTCGTTCTACGGTCTTGCAGCGGAGGCGCAGGGCGGCGTGGTCGTCACCGCGCCGCGGGAGGCGGACTTCTCCGTCGATACCGGCTCCTTTGTGGATTCCTGCCGTGGGGCGAAGATCGCCTTTCTCTGCTCGCCGAACAATCCGACCGGCAACGCCCTTCCTGTGGAGGCGGTCAGGGAGATCCTGGATGGGATCGACTGCCTGCTCTTCCTCGACAACGCCTATGTCGAGTTCTCGGGGATCGACTACCGTCCCCTGATGGACGAGTACGACACCCTGATCGAGGGGCGCACGATGTCGAAGGCCTACTCCCTGGCCGGTCTCAGGTTCGGCTACGCCTTTGTTCCCGACGCCCTGCTGCCGTACCTGAACCGGGCGGCGACGCCTTTTTCCGTGAACACGGTCGCCCTTGCGGCGGCCGGGGCAGCGCTGGCCGAGGGCGGGCACATCGATCGGACCGTTGCCCATGTGCGGCTGTGGCGGGAGCGTTTCTTCGCCGGGATCGATCGTTCCGTCGCCCCTTCGGACGCGAACTTCGTCCTCATCGACGTGGCGCCGATGACCGGGGACGAAGCGACGGCTCGGCTCGCTGAAAAAGGTGTGATCGTCCGGTCGTGCAGAAGTTTTTCCGGGCTGGCCGACCACTATATCAGGGTGAGCATCGGTTCAGATCAGGAAAACGAAATTTTCCTCGAAGAGATCAACAGACTATGA
- a CDS encoding GTPase, translated as MEFERIPTVPTADEVLDRSFRRAAAKMRLKANKNRANEDFVKAVSSAVHDRLVHVIQSFPIFEDQTPFYRDTVEALFGIERLKMALGNVGWAAMHTKRMGFEHGGKRIRWAEDTAAMRKKAVARIASIVHQVDKDLRFLNDVRNVLRKLPEVKDDEFTVVIAGYPNVGKSSFIKLVSSAEPEVACYPFTTKGVILGHRYMGRKRIQFLDTPGLLDRPEEERNAIEEQAISAVVNSAHLILFILDPSEYCGYPIEDQYRLLETVRAMVSVPVIVVSNKADIKGGDGLSMSTATGEGVDEVLALILSQYREPAPAPAKDAAGEEAEDGAAVERWETGLWSSGEDEMDEEDHPED; from the coding sequence GTGGAGTTTGAGCGGATTCCAACCGTACCAACGGCAGATGAAGTGCTGGACAGAAGTTTCCGGCGGGCCGCAGCGAAGATGCGGCTGAAGGCCAACAAAAACAGAGCAAACGAGGATTTCGTCAAAGCGGTCTCAAGCGCCGTGCACGATCGCCTTGTCCACGTCATCCAGTCCTTTCCGATCTTCGAAGACCAGACACCCTTTTATCGGGACACCGTCGAGGCCCTCTTCGGGATCGAACGGCTGAAAATGGCCCTGGGCAACGTAGGCTGGGCGGCAATGCACACCAAGAGAATGGGTTTTGAGCACGGCGGAAAGAGGATCCGGTGGGCCGAGGACACCGCTGCCATGCGGAAGAAAGCCGTGGCAAGGATCGCCTCGATCGTCCACCAGGTCGACAAAGATCTCCGGTTCCTCAACGACGTGCGCAACGTGCTGCGAAAACTCCCCGAGGTCAAGGACGACGAGTTCACGGTGGTGATCGCGGGCTACCCGAACGTCGGCAAGTCATCGTTCATCAAGCTTGTCTCCTCTGCCGAGCCTGAAGTGGCATGCTATCCCTTCACCACGAAGGGGGTGATCCTCGGCCACCGTTACATGGGGCGCAAGAGAATCCAGTTCCTGGACACGCCCGGACTTCTGGACCGGCCTGAAGAGGAGCGAAACGCCATCGAAGAGCAGGCGATCTCGGCCGTCGTCAATTCGGCCCATCTGATCCTTTTTATCCTGGACCCGAGCGAGTACTGCGGGTATCCGATCGAGGACCAGTACCGTCTCCTCGAAACGGTCAGGGCGATGGTGAGCGTCCCGGTGATCGTCGTCTCGAACAAGGCTGACATCAAAGGCGGGGACGGTCTTTCGATGTCGACGGCGACCGGCGAAGGGGTGGATGAGGTCCTCGCCCTGATCCTCTCACAGTATCGCGAGCCAGCCCCAGCTCCCGCTAAGGACGCAGCCGGCGAGGAAGCCGAGGATGGCGCCGCCGTTGAGAGGTGGGAGACCGGCCTGTGGTCTTCCGGAGAGGACGAAATGGATGAGGAGGACCATCCCGAGGATTGA
- a CDS encoding phosphoglycolate phosphatase, protein MLKAIVTDLDGTLTDERRRISTAAIEAIRDLVDAGVPVVIASGNTVCSLDILCKMIGTDGTVICENGGVYRFRFDGQIQITGRQPICWDAYHRIEEHFAAKGERLTLYSPENRFADVAFARSVDPAETAEVIADMPVRVIDTGFAIHLQYEGVSKGTALSDLAALMGISTDEMLAVGDSGNDTEMIRRAGIGAAVGNATEEMRDAADYVSKNKYGNGFVEIIQKYRPYFFER, encoded by the coding sequence GTGCTCAAGGCGATCGTAACAGATCTGGACGGGACATTGACCGACGAGAGGCGGCGGATCTCCACCGCCGCCATCGAGGCGATACGGGACCTCGTGGACGCCGGCGTCCCCGTCGTGATCGCCAGCGGCAACACCGTCTGCTCCCTCGACATCCTCTGCAAGATGATCGGTACCGACGGCACCGTTATCTGTGAGAACGGCGGAGTTTACCGATTCAGGTTTGACGGTCAGATCCAGATCACCGGCCGCCAGCCGATCTGCTGGGACGCCTATCACCGGATCGAGGAGCATTTTGCCGCGAAGGGGGAGCGCCTCACCCTCTACTCCCCTGAGAACCGCTTCGCCGATGTGGCCTTTGCACGGAGCGTCGACCCCGCCGAAACGGCAGAGGTGATCGCGGATATGCCGGTCAGGGTCATCGATACCGGGTTCGCCATCCATCTGCAATATGAGGGAGTCTCGAAAGGGACGGCCCTTTCCGATCTCGCTGCGCTGATGGGCATCTCGACCGACGAGATGCTTGCCGTCGGCGACTCAGGAAACGACACCGAGATGATCAGGCGCGCCGGGATCGGGGCGGCGGTGGGCAATGCCACAGAAGAGATGCGCGATGCGGCAGACTATGTATCGAAAAATAAGTATGGGAACGGATTTGTTGAAATTATCCAGAAATATCGGCCTTATTTTTTTGAGCGGTAA
- a CDS encoding histone family protein — MGELPIAPVGRIIKNAGAERVSADGSEALAVLMEAYGTAMAKEAIKLTRHAGRKTVKAVDIKMANEILK, encoded by the coding sequence ATGGGCGAACTACCGATTGCACCTGTTGGCAGGATTATTAAAAATGCCGGCGCTGAGAGGGTGAGCGCCGACGGAAGCGAGGCTCTTGCTGTTCTTATGGAAGCGTATGGGACCGCGATGGCAAAAGAAGCGATTAAACTCACGCGTCATGCCGGGCGCAAGACCGTGAAGGCCGTCGATATCAAGATGGCAAATGAGATCCTTAAGTGA
- the lysA gene encoding diaminopimelate decarboxylase has translation MKLPSHLSIENSRLHIGGHDCTALAETYGTPLYVTDLDRIAGNFRRFRAALTAYYPETQVLFAAKANGNLTVIRTLAAEGAGADVFSSGELELALRAGMKPERLLFNGSSKSPADLALAVETGVRVSVDSIEELRQLNAVAAEAGRTAAIAFRVNPALEVPTHPKIATGLKTSKFGIPAEEIVAAYAEALAAEHIEPVGIHCHIGSQILEVDPFARAAGVMVRVAREITDIGVNLEFIDIGGGLGIPYHHDTDPAPTPEEYATAVMPVFLQGIRECGIDPALWVEPGRWLVGDSSVLLVGVNSVKRAHRTFVNVDAGFNLLVRPAMYDSYHEVVVADRADAAADGTYTVAGPICETGDLLAQDRELPAPHAGDTIAVLDAGAYGFAMSSQYNSRPRCAEVAVSGGKHAIMRRAERLDDVTATMETPDWTA, from the coding sequence ATGAAACTCCCATCTCACCTGAGCATCGAAAACAGCCGCCTCCACATCGGCGGCCACGACTGCACCGCCCTTGCAGAGACCTACGGCACGCCGCTGTACGTCACCGACCTCGACCGGATCGCCGGGAACTTCAGGCGGTTCCGTGCCGCCCTCACCGCGTATTACCCCGAGACACAGGTGCTCTTTGCGGCGAAAGCAAACGGGAACCTGACCGTGATCAGGACGCTTGCGGCTGAAGGGGCTGGAGCAGACGTCTTCTCCTCAGGAGAACTCGAACTCGCCCTGCGCGCCGGCATGAAGCCCGAACGCCTGCTCTTTAACGGGAGCTCGAAGAGCCCGGCAGACCTTGCCCTCGCCGTGGAAACCGGGGTGCGTGTCTCGGTCGACTCCATCGAAGAACTCAGGCAGCTCAATGCCGTAGCGGCAGAGGCAGGCAGGACGGCCGCGATCGCCTTCCGGGTGAACCCGGCCCTCGAGGTGCCGACCCATCCGAAGATCGCCACCGGCCTGAAGACGAGCAAGTTCGGCATCCCTGCAGAGGAGATCGTCGCCGCCTACGCCGAGGCCCTTGCCGCCGAGCATATCGAACCGGTCGGCATCCACTGCCACATCGGCTCGCAGATCCTGGAAGTCGATCCCTTTGCCCGCGCCGCCGGGGTGATGGTCAGAGTAGCCCGCGAGATCACCGACATCGGCGTCAACCTCGAGTTCATCGATATTGGCGGCGGCCTCGGGATCCCGTACCACCACGACACCGATCCGGCCCCGACGCCCGAGGAGTATGCGACCGCCGTCATGCCGGTCTTCCTGCAGGGGATCAGGGAGTGCGGGATCGATCCGGCACTCTGGGTGGAGCCCGGCCGCTGGCTTGTCGGGGACTCGTCTGTCCTGCTCGTCGGCGTGAACTCGGTGAAGCGCGCCCACCGAACCTTTGTCAACGTCGACGCCGGCTTCAACCTCCTGGTGAGACCGGCGATGTACGACTCCTACCATGAGGTGGTCGTCGCAGACCGGGCCGATGCAGCCGCCGACGGTACCTACACGGTGGCCGGCCCGATCTGCGAGACCGGCGACCTGCTGGCGCAGGACCGGGAACTCCCGGCCCCGCATGCAGGCGACACCATCGCTGTCCTCGATGCCGGGGCGTACGGTTTTGCGATGTCCTCGCAGTACAACAGCCGCCCGCGCTGTGCCGAAGTGGCGGTGAGCGGCGGGAAACATGCCATTATGCGCCGCGCTGAGCGCCTCGACGACGTCACCGCCACGATGGAGACGCCGGACTGGACCGCGTGA
- a CDS encoding PRC-barrel domain-containing protein, translated as MSKIFSRSLARKRVMSNDGMIIGQIKNLMVDLDTGEVIDLLVKPEASFDTSGYRMDGDQMLIPFEAVKDARDYIVVDRYRSKK; from the coding sequence ATGAGTAAGATCTTCTCGCGGAGCCTTGCGCGCAAGCGGGTGATGAGCAATGACGGGATGATTATCGGCCAGATCAAGAACCTGATGGTCGACCTCGACACAGGAGAGGTGATCGACCTCCTTGTCAAACCGGAGGCCTCTTTTGACACGTCAGGTTATCGGATGGACGGCGACCAGATGCTGATCCCCTTCGAAGCGGTCAAGGATGCGCGCGACTATATCGTGGTCGATCGTTACCGCTCAAAAAAATAA